The following proteins come from a genomic window of Triticum aestivum cultivar Chinese Spring chromosome 6A, IWGSC CS RefSeq v2.1, whole genome shotgun sequence:
- the LOC123130808 gene encoding pyrophosphate--fructose 6-phosphate 1-phosphotransferase subunit beta 1-like, with translation MTSCPRAVPPAAGRGPQVTEPPPRSRRRSRPSPRATGAAAPFAAGRRPSRRSVQRGADEPHRHTLPLPSVLRFHFTLADGPTTTAAAGSPDEIAKLFPNLYGQPSAEPVTSKLLKISVVLSGGQALGGRM, from the exons ATGACCTCATGCCCCCGCGCCGTTCCTCCCGCAGCCGGGCGCGGGCCGCAGGTCACCGAGCCGCCGCCTcggagccgccgccggagccgcccttcACCGCGGGCCACGGGAGCCGCCGCGCCCTTCGCCGCAGGTCGCCGCCCGAGCCGTCGCAGTGTACAGCGAGGTGCAGACGAGCCGCATCGGCACACGCTGCCCCTTCCCTCCGTCCTCCGCTTCCATTTCACACTCGCCGACGggcccaccaccaccgccgccgcgggAAGCCCCG ATGAGATCGCCAAGCTGTTCCCGAACTTGTACGGTCAGCCTTCGGCCGAGCCGGTCACAtcgaagctgctcaagatcagcgtcGTGCTTTCTGGTGGCCAGGCTCTAGGCGGCAGAATGTGA